One region of Primulina tabacum isolate GXHZ01 chromosome 17, ASM2559414v2, whole genome shotgun sequence genomic DNA includes:
- the LOC142531958 gene encoding uncharacterized protein LOC142531958, with protein MMKGKCSTTAKKTSGSPTTAKKKKAGSSSSTQKRASSPPPQGESTPNSGQEKASADPGQSLPQKGKRKISEISVTMVSSLEAFESDDGPPTGPSIQPLCTPESVIVGRGPSHLAHRVLYQLPSHVDATFMSSLGWSVLTHRTCSSIVEGMMYLG; from the exons ATGATGAAGGGAAAATGCTCTACAACTGCGAAGAAAACTTCTGGCTCACCCACCACCGCCAAGAAAAAGAAAGCAGGCTCATCCTCTTCCACCCAGAAGCGAGCTTCCTCCCCGCCTCCTCAGGGTGAGTCCACTCCAAATTCTGGCCAAGAGAAGGCGTCTGCCGATCCTGGTCAATCCCTTCCACAGAAGGGTAAGCGCAAGATTTCTGAGATCTCTGTCACAATGGTCTCCTCTCTAGAAGCATTCGAGTCGGATGATGGACCTCCCACAGGGCCGAGTATACAACCCTTATGTACGCCGGAATCGGTCATCGTTGGTCGAGGTCCTTCTCATTTAGCTCATAGGGTATTATATCAACTTCCTTCCCACGTAGATGCAACGTTCATGAGTTCACTGGGATGGTCTGTTCTTACCCACCGGACATGCAGCAGTATCGTTGAG GGCATGATGTACTTAGGGTAG
- the LOC142530562 gene encoding uncharacterized protein LOC142530562 → MAEHRENDRHIPPEAIPIRDHFRPVINNHYSGISRGTINANNFELKPALINTVQQNQFAGTATSNPHVHLRTFLEITDMVKINNVPDDIIRLRLFPFSLRDQARGSLQSLPFGSITTWQELLKIEISMYRQTDFEQLYEAWERYKELLRKCPNHGFEDWVQIELFYNGLNGETRGTVDAAAGGTIFTKSPEQAYDFLE, encoded by the exons ATGGCTGAACACAGAGAAAATGACAGACACATCCCGCCAGAGgctatacctatcagagatcacttcCGACCAGTGATCAACAATCATTACTCTGGTATTTCAAGAGGGACCATCAACGCAAATAATTTCGAGCTGAAGCCTGCTCTAATCAACACGGTTCAGCAAAACCAGTTTGCTGGGACTGCCACTTCTAATCCTCACGTTCATTTGAGGACCTTCTTGGAGATAACAGATATGGTAAAGATTaataatgttcctgatgatattattagactgCGTTTGTTTCCGTTTTCTCTCAGGGATCAAGCTAGAGGATCGCTCCAATCGCTTCCCTTTGGAAGCATCACGACATGGCAGGAGCTG ttgaagattgagattagcATGTACAGGCAGACTGATTTTGAGCAAttgtatgaggcatgggaaagaTACAAGGAGTTGTTGAGAAAGTGCCCGAACCATGGCTTCGAAGACTGGGTGCAGATTGAATTATTCTACAACGGTCTAAATGGGGAAACAAGAGGAACAGTGGATGctgcagctggtggcacgatctttACTAAATCTCCCGAGCAAGCCTATGACTTTCTTGAATAG
- the LOC142530561 gene encoding uncharacterized protein LOC142530561: protein MPPRRDPSVDRQDEIPGGGRGPPPPPPLDAATRVLEGMTRLLEQVQQASRPQVNVFEKFRRLNPKEFGGTTYPFLTEGWIRSLELHFEYLKNKISGNTDGDRARCSIYVLRDDASLWWEGAAHAVDLSTLTWDGFKELFYGKSYPVDFRGRLTREFMSLCQGDTSVAEFIRKFDRGCHFVPMIARDAAQKLRHFLDGLRPTLRRDLMLMRPAGYDEATAYAFQSEEALRDIDFEMQRKRHQTQSSSQFQKKQLSGPSRQHKPKVILGGLSSRDLLKRQGCLSQLTGSHAHTAISSMSASVCGVPKDASFAGRKDSFPDALRALRVYGDAFLSDERARDLNESQESRVSAILGLSGIEVDPSKVEAVIDWPLPKSVTDIRSSLGLAGYYIKFIQGFSSIVVPMTALTKNNAKFIWDLSVRRALID from the exons atgcctcccagacgtgaCCCCAGTGTTGACAGACAGGATGAGATACCTGGAGGTGGTAGAggaccaccaccaccaccgcctTTGGATGCAGCCACCCGAGTTCTGGAGGGTATGACTAGGCTACTGGAGCAGGTACAGCAGGCTTCTAGGCCTCAGGTAAACGTTTTTGAGAAGTTCAGGAGActtaacccgaaggagttcgggggtactACGTATCCATTCCTAACCGAGGGATGGATTCGTTCACTGGAGCTGCATTTCGAGTACCTTAAG aataaaatctcgggcaatACAGATGGCGATCGAGCCAGGTGCTCCATTTACGTGCTGAGAGATGATGCATCcctttggtgggagggagccgctCATGCAGTGGACTTGTCTACCCTCACCTGGGACGGGTTTAAGGAGTTGTTCTATGGGAAGTCTTATCCAGTTGACTTCAGGGGCCGTCTGAcaagggagtttatgagtctctgCCAGGGGGACACATCTGTGGCGGAGTTTATCCGCAAGTTCGACaggggctgccattttgtgcccatgattGCGAGAGATGCCgcccagaagctgaggcatttcttaGATGGACTGAGACCCACTCTTCGCCGGGATCTCATGTTGATGCGGCCGGCAggttatgatgaggccaccgcCTACGCTTTTCAGTCGGAGGAGGCTCTGCGGGACATAgactttgagatgcagaggaagcGGCATCAGACTCAGTCCAGCTCCCAGTTTCAGAAGAAACAGTTATCAGGGCCATCAAGACAGCATAAACCCAAAGTCATTTTAGGAGGCCTCAGCAGCAGAGACCTCCTCAAGCGCCAGGGGTGCTTAAGCCAGCTGACAGGCAGCCATGCCCACACTGCAATAAGTTCGATGTCGGCAAGTGTTTGTGGGGTACCTAAAGATGCTTCATTTGCGGGCAGGAAG GACAGCTTTCCAGACGCGTTacgggcactacgagtttatggtgatgcctttCTGTCTGACGAACGTGCCAGGGATCTTAATGAATCTCaagaatcgcgtgtttcagccatacttggatta aGTGGTATAGAGGTCGAtcctagtaaggttgaggcagtcatAGATTGGCCATTGCCCAAGAGCGTGACAGATATCCGTAGTTCCCTGGGATTAGCAGGTTACTACATAAAGTTCattcagggcttctcttctattgtgGTGCCTATGACCGCATTGACGAAGAATAATGCCAAGTTTATCTGGGACCTGAGTGTCAGGAGAGCTTTGATAGACTAA